From a region of the Syngnathus scovelli strain Florida chromosome 19, RoL_Ssco_1.2, whole genome shotgun sequence genome:
- the si:ch211-152p11.4 gene encoding uncharacterized protein si:ch211-152p11.4 isoform X1 has translation MSCCHCVPWLSFEGGKSQCDGVARVSTLLEVSRIWRTLSLLLLQAPPTGSAGTISNGNSLKHLERELLPFPAPYDRPTYLPTYLPSHMASLRRFSSEGSLLDLDSFPWRKTELKRAEKDTRRESGTYSLDVAQVELDGEQRPTVQEPSTKRELVKEVSVSVEDLRELDKKSKSHLDVCGFGEGYRAYSDGQLAPAAKGSTESVERDELPSPSASLFSRPFSPKSPHRHQHKAKLSAAKLHLKNLFGQSPHSSNSNLSNTEPKDSAKERRSRLLFMRQWSQVGHNRRHALSREELEKWGESLDYLLASPTGLSVFGAFLRSEFSEENLQFYLACEQYKQSSHNFSLQRRAKDICDTYIRPGSPREVNIDSKTRDLTIRLLRAPSRTSLSLAQKRIYSLLDTDCYHRFIQSNIYLSLLQEAD, from the exons ATGTCTTGTTGTCACTGTGTGCCATGGCTATCTTTTGAAGGAGGCAAGTCCCAATGCGACGGAGTAGCGAGAGTGTCGACGCTGCTTGAAGTCAGTCGTATTTGGCGGACTCTGAGCCTTTTATTGCTGCAAGCGCCACCCACGGGATCGGCAGGAACGATCTCCAATGGAAATAGCCTAAAACACCTGGAAAGAGAG CTCCTTCCATTCCCTGCCCCTTACGACCGaccgacctacctacctacctacctac catcTCACATGGCCAGTCTGCGGAGATTCAGCTCCGAGGGATCCCTCCTGGATCTTGATTCCTTCCCATGGAGGAAGACGGAACTAAAGAGAGCAGAAAAGGACACGCGCCGAGAATCCGGCACATACTCACTTGATGTTGCTCAAGTCGAGCTAGATGGAGAGCAGCGTCCGACCGTTCAGGAGCCAAGTACCAAGAGAGAACTTGTTAAGGAGGTCAGCGTCAGTGTGGAGGACCTGAGAGAGCTGGACAAAAAGAGCAAGAGCCACCTGGACGTTTGTGGCTTCGGCGAAGGCTATCGGGCCTATAGTGACGGCCAACTGGCCCCGGCTGCAAAGGGAAGCACGGAGAGTGTCGAAAGAGATGAGCTACCTTCGCCGTCCGCTTCACTTTTCTCCCGTCCATTTTCGCCTAAATCTCCGCATCGGCACCAGCATAAGGCCAAACTTTCAGCAGCGAAACTGCACCTGAAGAATCTGTTTGGCCAG AGTCCCCATTCCTCAAACTCCAACCTTTCAAACACAGAACCCAAAGACAG TGCCAAAGAGAGGCGGTCGCGCCTGCTCTTCATGCGTCAGTGGAGCCAGGTGGGCCACAACAGGAGGCACGCATTAAGTCGAGAAGAACTTGAAAAATGGGGCGAGTCCCTGGACTACCTGCTGGCCAGTCCCA CCGGCCTTTCGGTGTTCGGGGCATTCCTCCGTTCCGAGTTCAGCGAGGAAAACCTGCAGTTCTATCTGGCCTGTGAGCAGTACAAACAATCGTCCCACAACTTCAGCTTGCAGAGGAGGGCAAAGGACATCTGCGACACTTACATCCGACCCGGTTCGCCTCGGGAG GTGAACATCGATAGCAAGACCAGAGATCTGACCATCCGTCTGCTGCGGGCTCCCTCTCGCACGTCTCTGTCCCTCGCGCAGAAGCGCATCTACTCGCTGCTGGACACAGACTGTTATCACCGCTTCATCCAGTCCAACATCTACCTCTCTTTACTCCAGGAGGCCGactag
- the si:ch211-152p11.4 gene encoding regulator of G-protein signaling 8 isoform X2, giving the protein MASLRRFSSEGSLLDLDSFPWRKTELKRAEKDTRRESGTYSLDVAQVELDGEQRPTVQEPSTKRELVKEVSVSVEDLRELDKKSKSHLDVCGFGEGYRAYSDGQLAPAAKGSTESVERDELPSPSASLFSRPFSPKSPHRHQHKAKLSAAKLHLKNLFGQSPHSSNSNLSNTEPKDSAKERRSRLLFMRQWSQVGHNRRHALSREELEKWGESLDYLLASPTGLSVFGAFLRSEFSEENLQFYLACEQYKQSSHNFSLQRRAKDICDTYIRPGSPREVNIDSKTRDLTIRLLRAPSRTSLSLAQKRIYSLLDTDCYHRFIQSNIYLSLLQEAD; this is encoded by the exons ATGGCCAGTCTGCGGAGATTCAGCTCCGAGGGATCCCTCCTGGATCTTGATTCCTTCCCATGGAGGAAGACGGAACTAAAGAGAGCAGAAAAGGACACGCGCCGAGAATCCGGCACATACTCACTTGATGTTGCTCAAGTCGAGCTAGATGGAGAGCAGCGTCCGACCGTTCAGGAGCCAAGTACCAAGAGAGAACTTGTTAAGGAGGTCAGCGTCAGTGTGGAGGACCTGAGAGAGCTGGACAAAAAGAGCAAGAGCCACCTGGACGTTTGTGGCTTCGGCGAAGGCTATCGGGCCTATAGTGACGGCCAACTGGCCCCGGCTGCAAAGGGAAGCACGGAGAGTGTCGAAAGAGATGAGCTACCTTCGCCGTCCGCTTCACTTTTCTCCCGTCCATTTTCGCCTAAATCTCCGCATCGGCACCAGCATAAGGCCAAACTTTCAGCAGCGAAACTGCACCTGAAGAATCTGTTTGGCCAG AGTCCCCATTCCTCAAACTCCAACCTTTCAAACACAGAACCCAAAGACAG TGCCAAAGAGAGGCGGTCGCGCCTGCTCTTCATGCGTCAGTGGAGCCAGGTGGGCCACAACAGGAGGCACGCATTAAGTCGAGAAGAACTTGAAAAATGGGGCGAGTCCCTGGACTACCTGCTGGCCAGTCCCA CCGGCCTTTCGGTGTTCGGGGCATTCCTCCGTTCCGAGTTCAGCGAGGAAAACCTGCAGTTCTATCTGGCCTGTGAGCAGTACAAACAATCGTCCCACAACTTCAGCTTGCAGAGGAGGGCAAAGGACATCTGCGACACTTACATCCGACCCGGTTCGCCTCGGGAG GTGAACATCGATAGCAAGACCAGAGATCTGACCATCCGTCTGCTGCGGGCTCCCTCTCGCACGTCTCTGTCCCTCGCGCAGAAGCGCATCTACTCGCTGCTGGACACAGACTGTTATCACCGCTTCATCCAGTCCAACATCTACCTCTCTTTACTCCAGGAGGCCGactag